The Ciconia boyciana chromosome 22, ASM3463844v1, whole genome shotgun sequence genome has a window encoding:
- the WNT3 gene encoding proto-oncogene Wnt-3: MDYHLLGLILSFLFNGTKVLAGYPIWWSLALGQQYSSLGSQPILCGSIPGLVPKQLRFCRNYIEIMPSVAEGVKLGIQECQHQFRGRRWNCTTIDDSLAIFGPVLDKATRESAFVHAIASAGVAFAVTRSCAEGTSTICGCDSHHKGPPGDGWKWGGCSEDADFGVLVSREFADARENRPDARSAMNRHNNEAGRTTILDHMHLKCKCHGLSGSCEVKTCWWAQPDFRAIGDYLKDKYDSASEMVVEKHRESRGWVETLRAKYALFKPPTERDLVYYENSPNFCEPNPETGSFGTRDRTCNVTSHGIDGCDLLCCGRGHNTRTEKRKEKCHCIFHWCCYVSCQECIRVYDVHTCK, encoded by the exons GTCCCTTGCACTAGGTCAGCAGTACAGCTCCCTGGGGTCCCAGCCCATCCTCTGCGGCTCCATCCCTGGCCTCGTCCCCAAGCAGCTCCGCTTCTGCCGCAACTACATTGAGATCATGCCCAGCGTGGCCGAGGGGGTGAAGCTGGGTATTCAGGAGTGCCAGCACCAGTTCCGGGGCCGCCGCTGGAACTGCACCACCATCGACGACAGCCTGGCCATCTTTGGGCCAGTCCTGGACAAAG CCACGCGAGAGTCTGCTTTTGTCCATGCCATCGCGTCTGCAGGGGTGGCCTTCGCTGTAACCCGCTCCTGTGCCGAGGGCACATCCACGATCTGCGGCTGTGATTCCCACCACAAAGGACCTCCAGGAGATGGCTGGAAATGGGGGGGATGCAGCGAGGATGCCGACTTCGGTGTGCTGGTGTCCCGGGAATTTGCAGATGCCCGAGAGAACCGGCCGGACGCCCGCTCAGCCATGAACAGACACAACAACGAGGCCGGCAGGACG ACCATCCTGGATCACATGCACCTGAAGTGCAAGTGCCACGGTCTCTCAGGAAGCTGCGAGGTCAAGACCTGCTGGTGGGCCCAGCCTGATTTCCGGGCAATTGGTGACTACCTGAAGGATAAATACGACAGCGCCTCTGAGATGGTGGTTGAAAAGCACCGAGAATCTCGGGGATGGGTAGAAACTCTTAGGGCCAAGTATGCTCTTTTCAAGCCACCGACAGAGCGGGATCTGGTCTACTATGAGAACTCCCCCAATTTTTGCGAGCCCAACCCAGAGACGGGGTCCTTTGGGACAAGGGACAGAACATGCAATGTCACCTCCCATGGGATCGACGGCTGCGACCTGCTGTGCTGCGGTCGTGGCCACAACACCAGGACTGAGAAACGGAAGGAGAAGTGTCACTGCATCTTCCACTGGTGCTGCTACGTGAGCTGCCAGGAGTGCATACGTGTCTACGATGTCCACACCTGCAAGTAA